Part of the Zingiber officinale cultivar Zhangliang chromosome 8A, Zo_v1.1, whole genome shotgun sequence genome, TGTTACAAGTCCGCCATGAGTAGGGGCGGCGACGGAGGGGACTATGGAGGAACTACTACCAGCATCCACGTGACGGCCCTCGATGGCCTGGTGAACGTGAACTCTCTCTTCACCGTCGCCGTCTTCGTGGGGCTCTCCATCGCCTCCCCTGGCCAGCACAGCCTGGAGGGGCGGTCGGAGTGCGATCCCGGCCTCGACGTCGCCCGCAACCTCCTCATCTTCGAGGTCGTATCCTtcagcttcttcctcttctctagcCTCGTCGCGCAGGGGCTCAAGCTCGCCATCAACCTCCTCAACAGCAACGACATCGACGAGGCCTTCCGCGCCCACATCAGCGCCCGCGTCCTCCGCTTCGGCATGCTCGCCTCCGCCGTCGGATCCGTCTTGGGCTGCATCTTCCTCGTCCTCTCCATGGTCCAGGTCATCCAGATTCGCCTCGGCTTGCTTTCCTGCGGGAGCCAGTCCGCCGTCCGCTCCGTCGCCGTCCTCGTCACCCTCGTCTCCACCGCCCTCGCCGTCTACATCGCCACCATCTTCTATGCCTTCACCCACTGAAACCCCCAAAATCACCCTCTCCAATGGGAAATCCGTAAGGTACGCTACCTCCCTTTGATCTGAAAATTTCCAATTCAATCGTTCGTTTTCTCGCCCTAATTACGAACAAATTTGGATGAAGACATGAACTTTAGGGCTTGAAC contains:
- the LOC122007890 gene encoding uncharacterized protein LOC122007890, with product MSRGGDGGDYGGTTTSIHVTALDGLVNVNSLFTVAVFVGLSIASPGQHSLEGRSECDPGLDVARNLLIFEVVSFSFFLFSSLVAQGLKLAINLLNSNDIDEAFRAHISARVLRFGMLASAVGSVLGCIFLVLSMVQVIQIRLGLLSCGSQSAVRSVAVLVTLVSTALAVYIATIFYAFTH